A section of the Ictalurus punctatus breed USDA103 chromosome 8, Coco_2.0, whole genome shotgun sequence genome encodes:
- the slc9a6a gene encoding sodium/hydrogen exchanger 6a, producing MGSQRKHHATKGAWGRLPLCFLASLSVCLCLCRAEDSSMENIVTEKKAEESHRQDSVDLLVFILLLTLTILTIWLFKHRRFRFLHETGLAMIYGLLVGVVLRYGIHVPRDINNVTLSCHINASPATLLVNVSGKFYEYTLKGEISSNEVKDVQDNEMLRKVTFDPEVFFNILLPPIIFHAGYSLKRRHFFRNMGSILAYAFVGTVVSCLIIGLLMYGCVMLMKHTGQLGGDFFFTDCLFFGAIVSATDPVTVLAIFNELQVDVNLYALLFGESVLNDAVAVVLSSSIVAYQPEGNNSHTFEAMAMLKSLGVFLGVFSGSFALGVATGVMTALVTKFTKLRDFQLLETALFFLMSWSTFLLAEACGFTGVVAVLFCGITQAHYTYNNLSPESQDRTKQLFELLNFLAENFIFSYMGLALFTFQNHVFNPVFIVGAFLAIFLGRAANIYPLSFLLNLGRRNKISSNFQHMMMFAGLRGAMTFALSIRDTATYARQMMFSTTLLVVFFTVWICGGGTTQMLSFQRIRVGVDSDQDNSIGPEGLERRSTKQESAWLFRIWYNFDHNYLKPILTHSGPPLTATLPACCSPLARCLTSPQACENEGQLKDDDSDLILNDGDISLTYGDITVNTDATGTRTISIPAGAAGVHSDDALDRELTFGDHELVIRGTRLVLPMDDSEPPLRHREI from the exons ATGGGCTCTCAACGGAAACACCACGCCACAAAGGGAGCTTGGGGAAGACTGCCTCTGTGCTTTTTGGCTAGCCTGTCAGTTTGTCTGTGTTTATGCAGAGCAGAGGACAGTTCAATGGAGAACATCGTGACTGAGAAGAAGGCTGAAGAAAGCCACCGACAAGACAGTGTCGACCTGCTCGTGTTCATTTTACTCCTCACCCTCACCATCCTGACAATATGGCTCTTCAAACACCGTCGATTCAGGTTTTTACACGAGACCGGGCTGGCGATGATCTATG GATTGCTGGTTGGGGTTGTGCTGCGTTACGGTATCCACGTGCCTCGGGACATCAACAACGTTACGCTGAGTTGCCATATCAACGCCAGTCCAGCCACGTTACTAGTCAACGTAAGCGGCAAGTTCTACGAGTACACACTGAAGGGCGAGATCAGCTCCAATGAAGTCAAGGATGTTCAGGACAATGAGATGCTTCGCAAG GTGACCTTCGACCCAGAGGTATTTTTCAACATTCTTCTGCCGCCCATCATATTTCACGCGGGATACAGCTTAAAGCGG AGACATTTTTTCAGGAACATGGGCTCCATTTTGGCCTATGCCTTTGTTGGAACAGTGGTGTCCTGCTTAATCATTGG CTTGCTGATGTATGGCTGCGTGATGCTTATGAAACATACTGGCCAGTTGGGAGGAGACTTCTTCTTCACTGACTGCCTGTTCTTTGGTGCCATCGTATCAGCCACTGATCCAG TGACCGTCCTGGCCATCTTCAACGAGTTACAGGTGGATGTCAACCTCTATGCTCTATTGTTTGGAGAGAGCGTGTTAAATGACGCTGTTGCTGTGGTGCTTTCCTC GTCCATTGTTGCATATCAGCCCGAGGGAAACAACAGTCATACATTTGAAGCCATGGCCATGCTTAAGTCGCTTGGCGTCTTTCTGGGAGTCTTCAGTGGTTCCTTTGCTCTTGGAGTGGCTACCGGTGTAATGACTGCCTTA GTCACCAAATTTACAAAGTTGCGGGATTTTCAGCTGCTAGAAACGGCCCTCTTCTTCCTCATGTCCTGGAGCACATTCCTGTTGGCTGAGGCTTGTGGCTTTACAG GTGTGGTAGCAGTTCTTTTCTGTGGAATTACACAGGCTCATTACACCTATAACAACCTGTCCCCTGAGTCACAGGACCGGACCAAGCAA ttatttgaGCTGTTGAATTTCCTGGCTGAGAACTTCATCTTTTCCTACATGGGCCTGGCCTTGTTCACTTTCCAGAATCATGTCTTCAACCCCGTGTTCATCGTGGGAGCATTT CTGGCCATTTTCCTGGGCCGTGCAGCGAATATTTACCCACTCTCCTTCCTGCTCAACTTGGGCCGCAGGAACAAGATAAGCTCCAACTTTCAGCACATGATGATGTTTGCAG GTCTCCGAGGGGCCATGACTTTCGCCCTCTCTATCAGAGACACAGCCACATACGCACGGCAGATGATGTTCTCCACCACCCTGCTGGTGGTCTTCTTCACCGTGTGGATATGTGGAGGAGGCACCACTCAAATGTTGTCTTTCCAACGCATCCG TGTTGGAGTGGACTCAGACCAAGACAATTCA ATTGGCCCTGAGGGATTAGAGAGGAGAAGCACCAAACAGGAGAGTGCCTGGTTATTTAGGATTTGGTACAACTTCGACCACAA CTATCTTAAGCCCATTCTGACTCACAGCGGGCCGCCACTCACAGCCACTCTGCCAGCATGCTGCAGCCCACTGGCCCGATGCCTCACCAGCCCACAGGCGTGTGAG AATGAGGGCCAGTTGAAGGACGATGACTCAGACCTTATCCTGAACGACGGTGACATCAGCCTGACCTATGGAGACATCACCGTTAACACGGACGCGACAGGCACGCGCACGATCAGCATTCCGGCTGGTGCAGCAGGCGTCCACTCTGATGATGCTCTGGACAGAGAGTTGACCTTTGGTGACCATGAGCTGGTGATCCGGGGCACACGTCTCGTGCTGCCCATGGACGATTCAGAGCCGCCTCTACGCCACCGGGAGATTTGA
- the mmgt1 gene encoding ER membrane protein complex subunit 5: MASSFWKGVVGLGLFALAHAAFSAAQHRSYMRLTEKENETLPIDIVLQTLLAFVVTCCGIVHISGEFKDMDASSELKHKTFDTLRNHPSFYLFNHRGRVLFSSPEPEAPTATPQALPSNPLRLRKLENFH; the protein is encoded by the exons ATGGCTTCGTCCTTTTGGAAAGGCGTTGTTGGTTTAGGACTATTCGCCTTGGCCCATGCCGCTTTCTCGGCGGCGCAGC ATCGATCATATATGCGactgacagaaaaagagaatgaaACTCTTCCAATAGAT atAGTATTACAGACGTTGTTAGCATTTGTGGTTACATGTTGCGGAATAGTCCACATCTCGGGTGAGTTTAAAGACATGGATGCGTCTTCAGAGCTTAAACACAA GACATTTGACACGTTGAGAAACCACCCGTCTTTCTACCTGTTTAATCACCGAGGCAGGGTGCTCTTCAGCTCACCTGAGCCAGAGGCTCCTACTGCAACTCCTCAGGCTTTGCCCTCCAATCCCCTGAGGTTACGCAAGCTGGAGAACTTTCACTGA